A single region of the Sorghum bicolor cultivar BTx623 chromosome 7, Sorghum_bicolor_NCBIv3, whole genome shotgun sequence genome encodes:
- the LOC110437192 gene encoding uncharacterized protein LOC110437192, protein MRTRLCMDLYLSMHRHPDTFASSPFIQRQQLRIDSGSGGLAAAGAYETIYFVAIAQPGDAGGMVAPDSECTNLSKSPHELNLRKGKTCSFFHHRAVRCLQGWHLLFDGSDLPPAKQVADCISSSKLCLRRLHRPSVHVSMVHRCNDHEAFGASATKAKLRDKILVVK, encoded by the exons ATGCGGACCCGTTTGTGTATGGACCTTTATTTATCCATGCATCGCCATCCAGATACCTTTGCCTCATCCCCATTCATTCAACGGCAGCAGCTACGAATCGACAGCGGCAGTGGCGGGCTGGCGGCGGCCGGCGCATACGAGACGATCTATTTCGTGGCTATAGCTCAACCAG GTGATGCCGGCGGCATGGTGGCACCAGATAGCGAGTGCACCAACCTCTCCAAATCTCCCCATGA ATTAAATCTAAGAAAGGGCAAAACCTGTTCTTTTTTTCATCACCGGGCAGTTCGATGTTTACAAGGCTGGCATCTCCTCTTCGACGGCAGTGACTTGCCACCGGCGAAGCAG GTAGCAGATTGCATCTCATCGAGTAAGCTATGTCTGCGTCGCCTGCATCGTCCGTCGGTCCATGTGTCCATGGTTCATCGCTGCAATGATCACGAAGCATTCGGTGCATCGGCGACCAAAGCCAAGCTGAGAGATAAAATACTAGTAGTAAAATAA